In the Symmachiella macrocystis genome, TCCTACCGGCATCGAATTGGGAGACGGCGGCGTCTATGTGGCGCAGCAACCCAACTTGATGTTCCTCAAAGATACCGATGGCGACGATGTGGCTGACGAGCGGTCGATCGTGCTGCACGGCTTCGATACGGCGGATTCGCACCACTCGCTCAGTGCCTTCACCTGGGGACCGGGCGGGGGTTTGTATTTTCAGGAAGGAACTTTCCACCACACACAAGTCGAAACCCCCTACGGTCCGGTTCGCTGCAAAAATGCGGGCGTGTATCGCTATGAACCCAAGACCGAAAAGCTCGACGTCTTCGTCTCTTATGGGTTTGCCAATCCTTGGGGGCATACGTTCGATGGTTGGGGACAAAATTTCGTCGCCGATGCTTCGGGTGGAGCCAACTACTACGGCACCGCTTTCTCGGGCCAGGTCGACTATCCGCACAAACACGGAAAAATGAAACAGTTTTTCACCAAACAATGGCGGCCGACGTCGGGGTGTGAATTTGTCTCCAGCGGTAATTTTCCGGACGACGCTCAAGGGAACTACCTGCTGAATAACTGCATCGGTTTTCACGGTGTTTTGCAATATCGCATGAAAGATGACGGTTCGGGATTCGCCGCCGACCCGGTGCAGCCGTTGTTGCAATCGTCCGATCAAAACTTTCGCCCGGTCGATTTGCAATTCGGTCCCGACGGCGCGCTGTATCTCGTCGATTGGTTCAATCCGTTGATTGGCCACATGCAGCATTCGCTCCGCGATCCCAATCGCGACAAAAACCATGGACGCATCTGGCGGATTCGTCACAAAGATCGCCCGCTGGTCACGCCGGCCAAAATCGCCGGACAACCGATTCCTGCATTGCTGGATCTGCTCAAGACCTACGAAGACCGCACCCGATATCGGGTTCGCCGTGAACTACGTGAACGCGATACCGCGGAAGTCATGGCGGCACTGGATGCCTGGATCGCCGGGCTGGATCAAGCGGATGAGAATTACCAGCACAATCTGTTAGAAGCGTTGTGGGTCCACCAGCATCACGACGTCGTCGATGAAGACTTCTTGAAACAATTGCTGCGTTCCCCCGACTATCGCGTCCGCGCCGCTGCGACGCGAGTGTTGTGTTATTGGCGGGACCGCGTGAACAAGCCATTGGCATTACTGCAGGTACAAGTCAACGACGAACATCCTCGCGTGCGTCTCGAAGCCGTGCGTGCTTTGAGCTTTTTCGATTCCGCTGAAGCACAAGCGGTTTTGTATGAAGCCCTGACTCATCCGGATGACGACTACTTGAAGTACACATTTAAAGAGACTTTGGACACCTTGGATCGCCGCCTGGGCAACCAAAAATAGTTTGGCGACTCAACGCCCGGTTTGAAGCTCCGGGCGTTGGGTGCCCCAAAAAACGGCGATCATTTTCTGTTAACTTCCTGGCGGAACGGCGGTCGTCTACCCGTACCGTTTGAGAATACAGAAAGCAGTCCCCATGAAAATCCCCGTGGTTCGTGGCGTGATTGACCGGCGGATTCTGGTCAATTACCGCATCAAGCTCGATGTGTTGGCCACTCTCCTACCATCACCGTTTCGGCCGAAACCGGTTAAGGGCTACGGCATCGCCGGGATCTGTCTGATCCGACTCAAGCAGCTTCGCCCGCGCTTTCTGCCGCCACTGGTTGGCATCTCCTCGGAAAATGCCGCTCACCGCATTGCTGTGGAGTGGGAAGAGGAGGGGCAATTGCGCGAGGGGGTCTACATCCCTCGCCGCGATACGTCCTCGCGCTTTAATACCCTGGCCGGTGGCACGATCTTTCCCGGCCTGCACCATCATGCACAGTTCCAGGTTCAAGAAAACGGGGGCCACTACAAGGTCCAACTCGACAGCGATGATGACGATACACACGTCGCTGTCGAAGGCACGATTACAGAAGCATTCCCTGACACGTCGATCTTTGAATCGATCGCTGAGGTGTCGGACTTTTTCGAGGCGGGTTCACTCGGCTACTCAACAACACGCAAGTCCAACGAGTTTGATGGCTTGGAATTGCTCACTTTCAATTGGCACGTCCAACCGCTGGAGATCACCAATGTGAAATCCAGTTTCTTTGAAGATCCGACTCTCTTCCCACCCGGCTCAGTGGAGTTCGACTGTGCACTATTGATGACCGGTATCGAGCATGAATGGCACGGGCGGCCGTTGATGAAATCAATCGCGGTCCCGGCCAGTTAAAACCATTGATACGCGTATTTGTGGAATCGATCGAGTGCTGCTTGGCGGACTTGGGGATCGGTATACTGCTGCCATGCTTCCTGGTTCCGGCGAAATTCCTCCAGCGCGATTTCATCCGCAATCTGATACGTCGTCCATCCCAAAGCAGAGCGGCGTGTCGCTGTTGATTCCGCTTCGCTTTGGTGCAAAGCCAGTAACGCGCGCACGCCTTCCCGGATGATTTCGTTGTCGCTGTTGAGCAACGGTTGCAGCTGCAAAATCCCTTCGGAATTGATGGGATGTACGCTGATTTGAACCGACGGCGCCGGATCACCATCGAGAATCCTGCGGACGTTGTAGCCGACAACAAGCGTGTCCAGCGGCGTTAAGGCGAGCAGGTACAGCGCAATGGCCAGCGTCCACAAGTGACGTCGGGCCAGCCAAAACAAATTGCGATTGCGGGCGATTTTCCAGATCACTAACAGGAATCCCACCACAACCGCCGTCATACCAAACAACCCTACAATCCGCATCCGCGACATGCCGTTGAAGCCGATGTAAATGAACAGCCGGTTATAGACCGATGCCGCCAGAAGCATGTTTTCGATCGACCACAGCCAGGCCAGTCGCCGTAACGAACCAACGCGTCGTTCTCGCAGAATATCTCCGCGAAAGACGAGTGAAAGCATGATCGTCGCCAATGCAAGCGCCGCCGTCAGCCACGCGGCCCCTTCGTGGGCATAACCTGAATAGTGAAATCCAGGTGGGAATTCGTGAAACCACATGCTCTGAAATTCAAAGACCAAATAGACGCCGAACAGCACCACGACGGTGACTAATGTGTTTCGCAGCGCGGGATAGAGATCGGCATCGATGGCTTCGGGGGGTTCGTCAGTCGGAGTTTCGCCGGTTGACGAAAAGACTTGCGAATCCACTATGACCGGCCGCAGCAATCCCAAAGCGATCCACAAAACCGCCGCCCAAAATCCGATTTGGAGCGGATCGGGCGAGTACTGCTCGACCCATACCTGCACGGACTTGAACAGTTGCGTCATTCCCTGCCCGAACCAAACATTCAAGTCGGGATTCGCCAGCACAAATATCCAGCTGAATACCAAGAAGGCAAGTAATGGAAGGACAATGCTGACCCAGCCGGCACGTGGAATGATCGGGCCGAGGCGATTCAATTGTCGACCAAAACGAACGATTCCGTAAAATCCGGCTTGCGCCGTTTGCAGCGCAAAAAAGAGCATTTCGAGTACATAAGGACAAAGCCCCACCAACGTCATCGCAAAGGCCACAATCAACGCGAACCCGACGGCCACCAGCGCGTTGGATCCGCACCACAGCATCTTAGCTGCCAAGGCGAGCATCATGAACGATACAATCCAAAACGCCGGTCCGCCGCTGCGTCGGTTGGAGCTCACCCACAATAGAACTGGAGCAATCAGGAACAAAGCCGCATAGCCGGCGAAGCCTTGGCCGTGATAAATCGTGACATCGCACAAGACGATCAGCAGAAAGACACCGATCAACTCGACCCAGCGAAGCGACGATTGCTTCGTTCCAGGCGCGCGCTCCGCTGGAGTCGTAACGGGATCATCGTGAAACGTTTCGATGACGAGCGCATCATCGGGTTGCGCCGGTTCCTGTTGACCGTTCATGACCACCCTTTGAGTGCATTATGGGACGTCGTGCCGTATGACGTCCTATGCGCCAGCAGGCTATGCGTTAAACGGGGAACAGGAGACCGGCATCACCTTCCGGCGTCAGAACGTCAAAATTAGTCCAATTCCTTGATGCGGATGTTCCGCCAAGCGACTTCGTACGGTCCTTTGTCCTTGCCGATGCCGTGCACCTGCAGGCCGATAAAGCCTTTGGGGTACGTTTTGTAGATCGACTCATTAGTTAGGTCGGCAATCGGTTTGCCGTTGATCCAAGTCTGAATCCGCGGGCCGCTGGCAACGACGCGGTATTTATTCCACTCACCGTCCTTAAAATGTTTGTGCGGTTTTCGGATATCATCCGGTATCAACCAACCAAGCTTGGTCCCTTCGGCGTAGATGTAACCCGCTTCGTCGCCATTGGCGCCGCTGGCTTCAATTTCCACCTGCGGACCATTCACGCGACCGGTGGGGGTCTTTTTGGTTTGGGAGCGGATTTGGACGCCGGAATTCAACTTGTCGTGCACCTTGACTTCGAATTCTAGCTCGAAGTCACCGTAGTCTTTGTCACTGCACAAAAACGAATTTGGACTGCCCGTATTGGTTTTTCCGACGATCGTTTTATCTTCGACACGATAGGTGGCGGTGCCATTGCGTTGTGTCCAGCCATCGAGCGTCTTGCCGTCGAACAGCTCCACCCATTCCCCGGCGAATGCGGGAACGGCGGCGAGGGAGACGAACAGTGCGGCGGCGAATCTTAGCGGCAATTTCATTGAGGTCATCCTTTGGTAAATGAGTAAATCTGCTCTGATACAGAATACCCACCAGGATGAATTTGTCCAAGGCGCCGGCAGTACTCAATGCGTGCTGAGCATCAAACCCGCACCGGACCATGGAACAATTCACCCTCGACGCGGGCATCGGTCACGCGGGCATCGGTCAGTGTTTCGTCGCTGCCGTGATGCTCATACGTCAGTCGTGTATGATCCAGCCCCAATTGATGCAATAGTGTCGCATGCAAATCCGAGACTCCCACCGGGTCGACGACCGAACGATAACCGATGTCGTCGGTCGCGCCGTGCACATGCCCCGCTTTAAAACCGCCGCCGGCGAGAATCAGGCTAAATGCATTGCGATTGTGGTCGCGGCCTTTGCCGTTTTGCGACACAGGTAAGCGGCCGAATTCTCCCGACCAAACGACAATCGTGCTCTCCAGCAGTCCTCGTTGCTTGAGGTCCTTGATCAGGGCAGCAGAGGGCAAATCGCACTTGGCGCAGATGGCCTCATTATCGGTCTTAGAATTATCGTGCGCATCCCAAGGCTGCGAATTGGGTTTGACCGGCGGCAAGATTTGCACAAAACGAACACCCGACTCGACCAACCGGCGGGCCATCAAACACCGCAGCCCGTACCCGGCAGTTTCGGGTTCATCCAGGCCGTACATCTTGCGCGTCGCCGGTGTCTCCCGTGACAGGTCCAACGTTTCCGCAGCTGCCAGTTGCATGCGCGCGGCGAGTTCGTAATTTTGGATCCGCGCTTCCAGCGAGGATTCGTAGGCAAAGTCCTGCTGATGCCTTCGATTCAATTTGGCCAACAGGTCCAAATTTTCGCGCTGTACCGCCGGGGGAATCGGTTGGCTGGGATTGAGATTCAGTACCGGCGTCCCCGCGGTGCTGACTTCGGTGCCGCGATACAGCGCGGGCATCCAACCGTTTTGCCACAACAACGTGCCGCTCGTGTTATACCCCTCGGGGTCGCGAAGCACGACGTAGGCGGGCAAGTTTTGGTTTTCTGTACCGAGTCCGTAACTGACCCACGAACCGAGGGCGGGACGACCTTGGAAGATCTTACCGGTGTTCAGCGCCACCAGTGATTCCGTGTGATTGTTATGCAGATTATACATCGACCGCACGAGGCAAATCTCATCCGCCACCGAACCGAGGTGCGGCAGGATTTCGGCCATCTCGATACCGCTCTCGCCGTATTTGCGAAACTTCAGCGGACTGCCTAACAGCGTGTTTCCCTCGCTGCCGGGTTGAAACATCTCGACTTTTTCGACGTGCACCTTGCCGCTGTGCTTGGTGAGATCCGGCTTGGGGTCAAACAGATCCATCTGCCCCGGGCCGCCGTTTTGCATCAGCATGATCACCGCTTTGGCGGGAGCCTCAAAATGCCCCGACTGGGGAGCCAGTCCATTGTCGACAGGCGCGGCTGCGGCGGATTGTTCCATACCGTCAAGATACGAGCACGCAATCGAACCAAATCCCAACGCGCCGATTTTCAACATTTGCCGCCGGGACAAGCGTGATGCAGTTTCGATAGGTCGCTGTGCCATGGTTGAACCCCGTCGTCTAATTCCTCAGCGGACGTACAAATACTCGTTGGTGTTGAACAGAACCTTGCAAAGCTGCGCCAAAGCCAATTGGTCCACCTTCTCGGCTGTTTTTTCATCCGTACGGAACCGTTCTGCCTGCCGGTGCAGCAATTCCGTGCACCAGCGGATCTCCTCATCCGTGGGGAGTCGGCCCAATGCGATGCGATAGGCGGCCGTGATTTGCTCCGCTGGGGTTTTGTGCGCGGCGAGTCGCTCTGCGAAGAACGCGGCTTGCTCCAGTACGAAATCATCGTGTAATAACGTCAGCGCTTGCGTGACGACCGCCGACGGTTCGCGCTGTGTGCAATTGCGAGCCACGATCGGTTGGTCAAAAATCCGCAGCATGGTTAGGTGATAGTTGCGCCGTGCCAACACATAGATGCTGCGGCGCCATTGATAGGTGGGCGTGGGCAACCCCGCTTTTTTGATGACCACCATGCCATCGGGACGGACATCGACCGGGATAAACTCGCCAAACAAGCTGCGGTCCAACTTGCCACTGCTGACCAAGATTGCGTCGCGGACATATTCCGAATCCAACCGCCGCAAATTCATCCGCCACAGCAGAGCGTTTTCCGGATCCGTCTTTTCCGCAGCCACCATCTCCGACGTGAGAACCGCTGCCTGTCGATACGCATGGGACATCACCATCTGTTTGATGATCGGTTTGGCCCGCCAACCATTTCGTAAGAACTCGGACGTCAGCCAGTCCAGCAATTCCGGGTGGGAAGGCGCCGCCCCAGCAACACCGAAATTGTCGCTGGTCGCCACAATGCCCCGCCCGAAAACCTGCTGCCAAAATCGATTGACGATCACCCGCGCGACGTATTGCCCCGCCAGTTTGTCCCCGTTAGTCAGTTGACGGGCCAATGCCAATCGGCGCCCGCTGGAATTCCCGGCCGCGGCAACCGTATTTGATTCCTCCGTGCTCGGTGTTTCCAGAATACTTAACAATCCAGGCTGCACCTCCAAACCGGGCCGCAGATAGTTTCCGCGGCGGAGCACATACGTCGGCGGCGGGGGGTACGTCTCGTGCACGTGTTGTATCGTTCCGTAGGCGCGCTTGCTGCTTTGCTGTTTGGCAATTTGCTGGGCGATCGATGCGCATTGCTGTCTGTGTTCGTCGCTTAGCGCCGCCTTGATTTCTTCAGTCGTTACGTTCAACTGGGTTTCATATTGAACGGCGAGTTGCTTTTGCGAGTCGCTACGTTTATCAGCCGGTGTGGCGACGGCGGTTTTCGCATCCTCCCGAATGGTAGCGGGCAACGCGGCGAGTTTTTTGTCATAAACGTTTTGTCGGACCTGCGCAAGAATCGCTGCGTCCTGCTGCGTTAGCTTGGCAATTTCGGCGTCGGCCTGTTGATTGATACTGTCGATCTCGGTTTTCACCGCATCGGGAACATCCGCGCGCGCTTTACCGGTCGAGACAACCCAGTGCCGCACATTGAACGCTGGCGCAAAAACCGCTTGCAGACGATAATAATCGGCTTGCGGTAATGCGTCGTATTTGTGGTCGTGGCACTTTGCGCACTGCAATGTTAGAGCCAACAGACTGTTGGCGACCAGTTCCGATGTGCGTTGTACGACATGATGCCGCACATCGGGCGTATTGAGTTCGTTTTGGTCGGTGTCGTCGTTGGCGGAGAGCAAAAACCCAGTGGCAATCAAGCATTCCAGCATCTCTGGTGTAAATGCGTCGGCGGATTTCCAGTCGTACAATTCATCCCCTGCCAACTGCTCGACCAAAAACCGGTCAAACGGTTTGTCGGCATTGAAGGCGCGAATCACGTAATCGCGGTACCGCCACTTTCCATTGAGCGGCTTGATGATTGCCGCATCGTTGTCGCTGCCGAACATATCCACATACCCGACAACATCCAGCCAATGCCGTCCCCACCGTTCGCCGAAATGTTCCGAATTCAAAAGTCCGTCCACCAAACGCTCATAGACATCAGGGCGCTTGTCTGAAATAAACGCATCGATCTCCTCTGGTGTGGGTGGCAGACCGATCAGGTCAAAGTAGACGCGGCGAATCAACGTCGTGCGATTTGCCGGTGGTGAGAGTTGCAGGTTTTGTTCTTCAAGTTTCGCGACGACGAAGCGGTCGATGTCGTTTTCGATACGATCGGTTGCGACAACCGACCGCGGTTTTTCGACCTTCAACAGCTGGTAGGCCCAGTGCTGACGTTGTTCGGCGGTGATGTTCGTTGCGTCAGCCGTTAAGACGATCTTTTCTGTTGACGGCGCATCGGCTTCGATCCAATCGCGCAGCATGCGAACCTCGTCGGCTGAGAGCGGGTTCTCCCCGTCGGGCGGCATCTTGCCGGTTTTTATCATGGCGACAATTTCGCTGCGATCGGGAAAGCCGCGAACGATGACCGGTCCCGCTTGCCCGCCACGAAGCATGTCCGAGACTGTCCGCAAATCCAATTCCGCTTCCCGCACATCGCCGCCGTGGCAATCTTGGCAATGCGACGCCAGAATCGGTCGGATGTCCCGTTCGAACTGCGGGATCGGACGAAAATCGGTCTTGAGCGCGTATTTCTTTGACAGATACTGCCCCGTTTCGTACTGCTGTGTCGCCGTCAATGCCCGGTCATAGACCAGTACCTCAGCGATGTCCCCTTCGAAGTAAGAATCGGTCGCATCGACTTGGCCGAAGTGTTGCCCAAGGGCCAACGAGACCAGCGGTTGGAATCCGAGAAAATGCGTACCGTTGAACACCCCCCGCTGTTCGCGACGGCCATTGACGTGCAGCGCAAACGCTTGTTCGCCGGTATAGGCCGCTTCGATCAATGTGGGGTGATCATTCCAAGCTGCGCTTTGCCCCTCACCTTCGTCGCCATTGTGAATGCCGATCCGGAGTTTCTTGCGGCCTTGTTGATAACCGACCCACAGGCCCGCGCGTTTGGGGAAATCTCCCGTGGCCACGTCACGGGAATTGAGATCGATCAACCGCTGCGCCATGTGCGAGGAATTCGCTCCGCCGCGCATGACGATCAGAATATGAAACGGCCGGTCGCCGGTTGCGAGTCCTGCAAACTTCTCGGCAACCAATAGATCATCGCCATCAAAGTGAACTGCGGGATGTCCGTCCCAGGCATCTTTGCTGAAAGTCGGTCGCCGCTCTGCGATTTCCTGGACGACATAATTCCCATGCCCGCTTTTGTCGGTCCATTTCGAAATCGCCCCATCAGGCAGCGCATCGCTGTCGATTTCACTCGCGTCCAACCACAGGATCAATCCCTCCTGTGGCGGCGCCGCTTGCGCATTGCCCGACTCCACAAATCCCGCCATGACAGCGAGTAGAATCGCCAGCTGTTTGAGGAGTGTTCGCGAGTTCACGAAGATCGCCCCTATGAAAGGTCGGCCAATTCCAGGATCGATCGTCGCATTGAGATCGCCGCGGAACCGCTCGACCGTCAAAGTGATTTTATGCCGACCGCGTTCATCGTGTGTACGGTCGTGATACTTCCATTCTAATTCCGTTTTGAAAACTCGTCCAGGAGGACTGACTCGCCAAGCTGTTTTGGGGAATTCAGCATCACCACACTAACAATCTCATGATGCAGCCGGTTTTAGCTTTTCGGTTCGATGATTTGGATTTCCGAATCGCTTAACAACGCCGTCACCGGTGTGCCGCGGCCCGCTTCGAAGTGTACGTAGTTCTTTTCCGCCACAACCGATGCCGCTTCGATTACTCTTACAACGTCTCGTTGGCTGGCGGCTGTCGGGTAGGAATCACCGATGGCTTCCAGCGATTCGCCCAAGATGCGTCGACGAATCACGGCCAACATCCCGGCAGCAATGGAGGCTTTCCCGTAACCAAAAATTTCCAACTCTCCGCCAATATGATGAATCCGCCCGCCGAACGAGGGGTTCCGTGTGCGTGATCCGTCGCCGATGATGGCTTCGCGGTAACCGCGATCTTGTTGATCGACATAGCCCCGGCCGTAGATACCGTACAGTTCGATCTCCTGATTGACCGCCCCTTCAAACTCCGCCGGGTTGATCCAATTGTTGTTGTAATCGCCCCGCATGCCGTTGTCATACGTTACTGCCACGTCAACGCTGTCCCAGGTTTTGATCGCATGTTGCCGTTTGAATGTCGAGGGGTCGACGCCGCGACGGCGGGCGATCTCTTTGTGGTGTTCATCCCAATTGAGCAGTAGGTTCTTTTGCCCTGTGGCAAACACCGTGACCGGTTTGACGCCCAAGTAATGGTGGACGACATCCAACCAATGGCAACCGACATAAGCGAACGGATTGCTTTGTTCGGCCCAGGCAAAAATGTCTGTACTGACCTCCAGTGGTTCCTCGAGCACCGTCCGCACGCGGTTGATCGGGCCGTATTGCTCGGGGGCTTTGGACATCATCTCCCGCACGAACGGGTCGTACCGTTTGTGCATATCGACAGCAACAATACGACCGGTCTCGCGGGCCTTGGCGATGATTTCATCCGCTTCGCTGGTCGTCAAACAGAGCGGCTTTTCGGTAATCACATCGCAACCGGCATCCAGCGCATCTAAAATGGGCTCCGCATGCACATGATCGGGCGTGGCAACGAACAGCACATCCGGTTTGTGCGTGGCCAGTATGTCTTTCCAGACGGCGTCTCCATAACAGGCATCAATTTTGCCGTCCGGAAAGTCCTCGGAAAACCATTGGACAATCCGTCCCGCGGTGCCGCTCTTTTCGCTCCGCGTCCCGACCGCACACACGCGAATCTCCACATCAGCCACGTCCGCTGCCATGTGGCTCATGCCAATGCTGTTGAGCGCGCCGGCCATTCCCCCCCGCATAAAGTCCTTGAAGGTCTGGCCAATAATATCATCAAAAAACATCCCGCCACCAATAATGGCAACGTCGATCGTCCGTTTGCTCGCAGTCATGTCGGAAATATCCTGAACGGTAAGGCAGCGGTCATAGAATCGGTCGTGCGCGCTAATCGCAGGCGCGCCAGCGAGTTTTTTTGTAGCAGACCGAGGACAGCCCGGTCCAGTCAACGGCCAGTTTCACGCCCACCCGTTCAGCCTGTGTTTGTGACGAATTGCTTAAATTCACAGGATTTCCGCGTCAAAACGGCCTAAACCGGCGCTAGGCGAGCCAACTTATTTTGATTAATCAAAATTTATAGTTGCCTTATTGGAATTATTTGTTATGCTCATCCTTCCTCGCGATTTCCCCCCCAACAAAATACTACACCCGTAGGATAAAGCTATGTCAGCCACACATCGGCGACGCGGATTTACGCTCATTGAATTGCTGGTTGTGATTGCGATCATTGCCATACTCGTCAGCTTATTATTGCCCGCTGTGCAACAGGCCCGTGAAGCCGCGCGGCGGACGCGTTGCAGGAACAATCTCAAACAACAGGGATTGGCACTGCACAATTACCACGATGCCCACTCCGCATTTCCCGCCGGTTATTACTCGTACGGAACCAGCAACGGTTCAGGTCCCTCTTGGGCGAACATCGATCCGCTCACCTGGGATGCAGCACCGGGTTGGGCGTGGGGGACCATGCTGTTGCCCTACCTTGACCAGGCCCCGCTGTATCAGACATTGGA is a window encoding:
- a CDS encoding DUF4153 domain-containing protein, whose translation is MNGQQEPAQPDDALVIETFHDDPVTTPAERAPGTKQSSLRWVELIGVFLLIVLCDVTIYHGQGFAGYAALFLIAPVLLWVSSNRRSGGPAFWIVSFMMLALAAKMLWCGSNALVAVGFALIVAFAMTLVGLCPYVLEMLFFALQTAQAGFYGIVRFGRQLNRLGPIIPRAGWVSIVLPLLAFLVFSWIFVLANPDLNVWFGQGMTQLFKSVQVWVEQYSPDPLQIGFWAAVLWIALGLLRPVIVDSQVFSSTGETPTDEPPEAIDADLYPALRNTLVTVVVLFGVYLVFEFQSMWFHEFPPGFHYSGYAHEGAAWLTAALALATIMLSLVFRGDILRERRVGSLRRLAWLWSIENMLLAASVYNRLFIYIGFNGMSRMRIVGLFGMTAVVVGFLLVIWKIARNRNLFWLARRHLWTLAIALYLLALTPLDTLVVGYNVRRILDGDPAPSVQISVHPINSEGILQLQPLLNSDNEIIREGVRALLALHQSEAESTATRRSALGWTTYQIADEIALEEFRRNQEAWQQYTDPQVRQAALDRFHKYAYQWF
- a CDS encoding PVC-type heme-binding CxxCH protein; this encodes MLKMRTMFLLALIGLCAGNGFAEESGPLKLNKGDHVVLIGNTLAERMQHFGHFESLLHSRFPQHELVVRNLGWSADELTLRPRSKDFQDHGHNLEDHKPNVVIACFGFNESFTGPEGLPKFVADLEDFIKTTTTTKYNGKAPPQLVLFSPIAQEDTGRPGVTDGKANNENIKAYTEAIAEVAKRNNVIFVDLFTPSQKLMHDADQKLTINGVHLNDYGYSQLAPVMETALFGPRPASAGQADLNKVRAEVNEKNRQFWYDHRAVNGFYIYGGRKEPFGVVNFPDEFKKLRKMIALRDRRVWDVAQGKSVPDKIDDTVAGEIKKVPTNFEREIVITKPEDTLKTFTLPDGYEANLFASDDQFPELQNPVQFTFDARGRLWVCTMNSYPMYLPGTPVDDKILILEDTDGDGRADKSTVFADGLHVPTGIELGDGGVYVAQQPNLMFLKDTDGDDVADERSIVLHGFDTADSHHSLSAFTWGPGGGLYFQEGTFHHTQVETPYGPVRCKNAGVYRYEPKTEKLDVFVSYGFANPWGHTFDGWGQNFVADASGGANYYGTAFSGQVDYPHKHGKMKQFFTKQWRPTSGCEFVSSGNFPDDAQGNYLLNNCIGFHGVLQYRMKDDGSGFAADPVQPLLQSSDQNFRPVDLQFGPDGALYLVDWFNPLIGHMQHSLRDPNRDKNHGRIWRIRHKDRPLVTPAKIAGQPIPALLDLLKTYEDRTRYRVRRELRERDTAEVMAALDAWIAGLDQADENYQHNLLEALWVHQHHDVVDEDFLKQLLRSPDYRVRAAATRVLCYWRDRVNKPLALLQVQVNDEHPRVRLEAVRALSFFDSAEAQAVLYEALTHPDDDYLKYTFKETLDTLDRRLGNQK
- a CDS encoding DUF1501 domain-containing protein → MAQRPIETASRLSRRQMLKIGALGFGSIACSYLDGMEQSAAAAPVDNGLAPQSGHFEAPAKAVIMLMQNGGPGQMDLFDPKPDLTKHSGKVHVEKVEMFQPGSEGNTLLGSPLKFRKYGESGIEMAEILPHLGSVADEICLVRSMYNLHNNHTESLVALNTGKIFQGRPALGSWVSYGLGTENQNLPAYVVLRDPEGYNTSGTLLWQNGWMPALYRGTEVSTAGTPVLNLNPSQPIPPAVQRENLDLLAKLNRRHQQDFAYESSLEARIQNYELAARMQLAAAETLDLSRETPATRKMYGLDEPETAGYGLRCLMARRLVESGVRFVQILPPVKPNSQPWDAHDNSKTDNEAICAKCDLPSAALIKDLKQRGLLESTIVVWSGEFGRLPVSQNGKGRDHNRNAFSLILAGGGFKAGHVHGATDDIGYRSVVDPVGVSDLHATLLHQLGLDHTRLTYEHHGSDETLTDARVTDARVEGELFHGPVRV
- a CDS encoding 3-keto-disaccharide hydrolase, producing MKLPLRFAAALFVSLAAVPAFAGEWVELFDGKTLDGWTQRNGTATYRVEDKTIVGKTNTGSPNSFLCSDKDYGDFELEFEVKVHDKLNSGVQIRSQTKKTPTGRVNGPQVEIEASGANGDEAGYIYAEGTKLGWLIPDDIRKPHKHFKDGEWNKYRVVASGPRIQTWINGKPIADLTNESIYKTYPKGFIGLQVHGIGKDKGPYEVAWRNIRIKELD
- a CDS encoding DUF1553 domain-containing protein, which encodes MNSRTLLKQLAILLAVMAGFVESGNAQAAPPQEGLILWLDASEIDSDALPDGAISKWTDKSGHGNYVVQEIAERRPTFSKDAWDGHPAVHFDGDDLLVAEKFAGLATGDRPFHILIVMRGGANSSHMAQRLIDLNSRDVATGDFPKRAGLWVGYQQGRKKLRIGIHNGDEGEGQSAAWNDHPTLIEAAYTGEQAFALHVNGRREQRGVFNGTHFLGFQPLVSLALGQHFGQVDATDSYFEGDIAEVLVYDRALTATQQYETGQYLSKKYALKTDFRPIPQFERDIRPILASHCQDCHGGDVREAELDLRTVSDMLRGGQAGPVIVRGFPDRSEIVAMIKTGKMPPDGENPLSADEVRMLRDWIEADAPSTEKIVLTADATNITAEQRQHWAYQLLKVEKPRSVVATDRIENDIDRFVVAKLEEQNLQLSPPANRTTLIRRVYFDLIGLPPTPEEIDAFISDKRPDVYERLVDGLLNSEHFGERWGRHWLDVVGYVDMFGSDNDAAIIKPLNGKWRYRDYVIRAFNADKPFDRFLVEQLAGDELYDWKSADAFTPEMLECLIATGFLLSANDDTDQNELNTPDVRHHVVQRTSELVANSLLALTLQCAKCHDHKYDALPQADYYRLQAVFAPAFNVRHWVVSTGKARADVPDAVKTEIDSINQQADAEIAKLTQQDAAILAQVRQNVYDKKLAALPATIREDAKTAVATPADKRSDSQKQLAVQYETQLNVTTEEIKAALSDEHRQQCASIAQQIAKQQSSKRAYGTIQHVHETYPPPPTYVLRRGNYLRPGLEVQPGLLSILETPSTEESNTVAAAGNSSGRRLALARQLTNGDKLAGQYVARVIVNRFWQQVFGRGIVATSDNFGVAGAAPSHPELLDWLTSEFLRNGWRAKPIIKQMVMSHAYRQAAVLTSEMVAAEKTDPENALLWRMNLRRLDSEYVRDAILVSSGKLDRSLFGEFIPVDVRPDGMVVIKKAGLPTPTYQWRRSIYVLARRNYHLTMLRIFDQPIVARNCTQREPSAVVTQALTLLHDDFVLEQAAFFAERLAAHKTPAEQITAAYRIALGRLPTDEEIRWCTELLHRQAERFRTDEKTAEKVDQLALAQLCKVLFNTNEYLYVR
- a CDS encoding DUF2071 domain-containing protein, which codes for MKIPVVRGVIDRRILVNYRIKLDVLATLLPSPFRPKPVKGYGIAGICLIRLKQLRPRFLPPLVGISSENAAHRIAVEWEEEGQLREGVYIPRRDTSSRFNTLAGGTIFPGLHHHAQFQVQENGGHYKVQLDSDDDDTHVAVEGTITEAFPDTSIFESIAEVSDFFEAGSLGYSTTRKSNEFDGLELLTFNWHVQPLEITNVKSSFFEDPTLFPPGSVEFDCALLMTGIEHEWHGRPLMKSIAVPAS